In a single window of the Arachis hypogaea cultivar Tifrunner chromosome 6, arahy.Tifrunner.gnm2.J5K5, whole genome shotgun sequence genome:
- the LOC112697122 gene encoding uncharacterized protein, whose amino-acid sequence MGANQSDQVAGNAYEEEEEEEEDEEEDEEDNVAARRGLIRPPQLLNNRHVAKKLLEQEPEILPCHASASPLSPQLSSLGTPRLGPSIKVWDPYNVLAPPPPLPMLPPPSNDADDEHAETVTTEVFVISHGECELSLRPDLISGRVPGAGLTPNGERQARALAVFLKSQGVRFNAVYSSPLDRARSTAVVVCKEINFLEDQIQSSDALVEMSQGNWEGCLHSEIYTPEILRIIDRFQPDFAAPSGESLRQVEFRMVQFLNGIVLRLPEKLRIDLSSHHNENNQTFVQQDSHPLTNSIHDQDGPLHPTTQWDSLHRHRPGLSRKKSGKSRLQVVTNTGDDFEDDLSPRQVNHQSALHNSFGGYNASVSCIGIFTHSAPIKCLLTGLLGCSPLLSQKFCIGDSSVTVLQHSLRTGWQIKRLNDTAHLRLL is encoded by the exons ATGGGCGCGAACCAATCGGACCAAGTTGCCGGAAACGcatacgaagaagaagaagaagaagaggaggatgaAGAAGAGGACGAAGAAGACAACGTGGCAGCTAGGAGGGGTCTCATAAGACCCCCTCAGCTACTCAACAACCGCCACGTGGCAAAGAAGCTTCTAGAACAAGAACCCGAGATCCTGCCGTGCCACGCGTCAGCCTCCCCTCTCTCCCCGCAACTCTCCTCCCTTGGAACCCCGCGCCTCGGCCCTTCCATCAAGGTCTGGGACCCTTACAACGTTCTCGCCCCTCCGCCGCCGCTGCCTATGCTTCCGCCTCCGTCCAACGATGCGGACGACGAGCACGCTGAGACGGTGACGACGGAGGTGTTTGTTATCAGCCACGGGGAGTGCGAGCTGAGCCTCAGGCCCGATTTAATTTCGGGTCGGGTCCCCGGTGCGGGCCTGACTCCGAATGGCGAGAGGCAGGCGAGGGCGTTGGCCGTGTTCTTGAAATCTCAGGGCGTAAGGTTCAACGCGGTTTATTCTTCGCCGTTGGATCGGGCTCGGTCAACGGCTGTCGTTGTTTGTAAG GAAATCAATTTTTTGGAGGATCAGATTCAGTCCTCAGACGCCCTTGTAGAGATGAGTCAAGGGAATTGGGAAGGCTGCCTTCACTCAGAAATATATACACCTGAAATTTTGAGAATCATCGACAGGTTCCAGCCAGATTTTGCTGCACCTTCTGGAGAATCACTTAGACAAGTTGAATTCCGCATGGTTCAGTTCTTAAATGGGATTGTTCTCCGACTGCCTGAAAAATTGAGGATTGATCTATCCTCCCATCACAATGAAAACAACCAAACATTTGTTCAGCAAGATTCCCATCCTCTGACAAACTCTATTCACGACCAGGATGGACCCCTTCATCCAACAACCCAATGGGATTCGCTCCACAGGCATAGGCCAGGACTCTCCAGGAAAAAATCTGGTAAGAGCAGGCTACAAGTCGTGACAAACACTGGCGATGATTTTGAAGACGATTTATCTCCTAGGCAAGTCAACCACCAAAGTGCGCTGCACAATTCATTCGGTGGCTATAATGCATCTGTTTCTTGTATAGGCATATTTACTCACTCTGCACCGATAAAGTGTCTCCTAACGGGACTTCTTGGATGTAGTCCATTGCTGTCACAGAAGTTCTGCATCGGAGATTCTTCGGTAACAGTGTTGCAACATTCCTTGAGAACAGGATGGCAGATAAAAAGGTTGAATGATACAGCACACCTTAGGCTTCTCTAG